From Polaribacter haliotis:
AATTTATGCCCTACCATGTTTTCTGTAACATATACTGGTACAAACTGACGTCCATTATGAACTGCAATTGTTTGTCCTACAAAATCTGGTGTAATCATACTTGCTCTAGACCAAGTTTTAATTACTGTTTTGTTACCAGCCTCTACATTAGCTAACACT
This genomic window contains:
- the rpsS gene encoding 30S ribosomal protein S19; this encodes MARSLKKGPYVHYKLEKKVLANVEAGNKTVIKTWSRASMITPDFVGQTIAVHNGRQFVPVYVTENMVGHKLGEFSPTRSFRGHAGAKNKGKK